The genomic interval CAGCCAAAAAAATCACGCATTCGATGCACTCCCTCGGACTGAAAATGGGCCGCTTGAAAACCGGAACTCCCGCACGTCTGGACAAACGAACGATTGATTGGGACCAGACAGCCGAGCAATGGGGGGATGATCCCATTCAGAAATTTTCATTTCGGGATTCAGTCGTTCGATTGCCTCAGGTTCCATGCTATGTGACGTATACGAATGAAGACACTCATCGCGTGATTCAGGATAATTTACAGCAATCCGCACTTTACAGTGGAGCGATCAAGGGCATTGGCCCCCGGTATTGTCCTTCGATTGAAGATAAAATTGTGAAGTTTGCTGATAAAAACCGGCACCAGATTTTTCTCGAGCCAACGGGACTTGAGAGTCTGGAAATTTATCCCAATGGACTTTCCACAAGCATGCCCGCTGATGTGCAGTTAAAATTTCTGCGAACCATTCCCGGACTGCATAACGTGGAAATCATCCGTGCGGGATACGCGATTGAATATGATTTTGTGGACCCGACCCAGTTGTTACCAACCCTGGAACTCAAGGATGTGGAAAATCTGTTTCTGGCAGGACAGATCAATGGCACCACCGGCTATGAGGAAGCCGCCGCGCAAGGACTGATGGCCGGAATCAACGCGGCCCTGAAAGCCCAGAAAAAACCGCCGTTTATCCTCAAACGAAATGAAGCCTATATCGGTGTGCTGATTGATGATCTGATCACCAAAGGAACAAGCGAACCATACCGGATGTTCACCTCTCGGGCAGAATACCGTCTGCACCTGAGAGAAGACAATGCCGATCAGCGTTTGAGTGAAAAAGGCTGGCGCCTGGGATTGTTGCCAGAAGAATATTATCTGCGGGTTCAGGAAAAACAGAAGCATATCCATAGTCTGCTCAATACTTTTGAAACCAGTCGAATCACCCCTCGAAGTGAAATCAATGACGAATTGATCGCGTTTGGTGAGACACCGCTCAAAACAACCGCATCTCTGGCTGATCTGCTCAGACGTCCCGGTTTCACTCTGCAAAGTCTGAAAACATTGAATTTCATGGAAACCATGATTCCCTGGGATGATTTTGCGCCAGAAGTCCTGAGTCAGGTGGAAATAACCATCAAGTATGACGGTTATCTGAATCGGCAACAGCAAGAACTCAAGCAGTTTGATGAACTGGAAAAAATCCGGATTCCTCTTGAACTCAATTATGGTAGCATTTCCGGATTATCGCGCGAAGTGATTGAGAAACTGAAACATTTCCGTCCAGCGAATCTGGGGCAGGCCAGTCGTATCAGCGGCATCACTCCGGCCGCGGTGAATGTGCTACGAATTTTTTTGAAAAACCATCCATCTGTTCAGGCGAAGGCTTCCTGAATATTTTTTCCCCGGGAATGACATGCATGCGTATTTAAAAAAAGTTCTGGATGGCGGAAGGCTGTCCGTTGAAGAAGGTCTTGAAGTTCTGACAAAATTTAACTGGCTGGATATTGCCAAAGCGTCCTGGGAATTTCGTTGTCAGAAACACGGAGATCAAACCACGTCCTACACCATGTTCCGTGTGGTGAATTACACCAATGCATGCGTGATTGACTGCAAATTTTGCAGTTTTCAACGAGATCTGAAGAATCCCAATGTGTATGTTTTGGACAAAGACACTGTTTCAAAAAAAGTGGAAGAAGCACTGGCGCAAGGGGCTGACCAGTTGTTTTTTCAGGGCGGTGTCCACCCCGAGCTGCCGTTAGAATATTACACAGACATCCTGTCTCATGTGAAACAGACTTATGGCATCCATATCAGAGCGTTTTCTCCGGTGGAAATATTATGGCTGAGCAAAATCAGTGGACTGAGCATTGATGATCTGTTGCGTCACCTGAAACAGGCAGGATTGGATTCTGTGCCGGGGGCAGGGGCTGAATTGCTGGTGGAACGGATGAGACAGTTGTTGAGTCCTGAAAAATGCACTGTGGCGGAATGGTGTTCGATCATGGAACAATGTCATCGTCACGGCTTGCATGGCACTGCCACGATGGTGGTTGGCGGTGGCGAAACGCTGGAAGAAGTGGTTCAACATCTGGATGCGGTGAGAACCATTCAGGATCACACCGGCGGGTTTCATGCCTTCATTCCTTGGTTGTATCAGCAACAGACCAAACGCTTCAAAGCTACTAAAATGCGCCCGGATGAATTTTTAAAGATTCTGGCGTTTTCCCGGTTGTATCTGGACAATATCGACAACATTGAAATCAGTGTGATGGTGCTTGGCAAAGATTTAAGCAAAATTGGTTTGCGAATGGGCGCAAATGATGTCAGTTCCGCGGTATTGGAAGAAAATGTTTTGAAATCCTATGGTTTGAGATCTGAAACAGAAGTGCATCAATACTTGCGTGAAGCGGGTTTTATTCCACAACGGCGAGATTTCAACTATCAAATACAAGGTACTTTCTTGACCCAAACACCATCTCCTGCGGGTGTTTGAACGTTTCTCTAAAATTTTCCATAAGGTCGCATGAAAATTTCTCTCTATCAGATTGGTGCCTTTACCAGCCGTTTGTTTTCTGGAAATCCTGCGGCGGTATGCCCTTTGGAGCAATGGCTGGAGGATGAAATTCTTCAATCAATTGCCGCGGAAAACAATCTTTCCGAAACCGCGTTTTTTATTCGGCAGGGTGATGAATATCACATTCGCTGGTTCACGCCGGTCACAGAAGTTGATCTGTGCGGACATGCGACGCTGGCTTCTGCGTATGTGATTTTTAATGAACTCCAACTGCAAAAATCCGAAATCATTTTTAATTCCCGTAGCGGCAAACTGAAAGTTGTGCGTCAGAATGGACTCATCGTGATGGATTTTCCTTCGTTGCCACCAGTGCCGTGTCATCCTGTGGAACCATTGATCAAGGCGTTTGGTGTGACACCGCTCGAAATTTTGAAAGCTGACGATTATCTGCTGGTTTTTTCCAGCGAGGCAGAACTGGCTGATTTTGAACCCGATATGGAACTCTTGCGCCAGGTTGATTTGCGTGGTGTGATTGTCTCCGCACCCGGGACAGATTGTGATTTTGTATCGAGGTTCTTTGCACCCAAATATGGCATTCCTGAAGACCCGGTCACAGGCTCAGCACATTGCACCCTGGCACCATACTGGAGCAAAAAACTGGGCAAAACCCGTTTGAAGGCCATTCAGATATCCGACCGTCGTGGCGAGTTGTTTTGTGAAGATCATGGTGATCGTGTTTTGATTTCTGGACAGGCTGTGAAATATCTGGAAGGCACACTGAGTATCTGAAATCCACGATTCTGGATATACTTACAACATAATCAAGCGACAGCAACTAAATTATGGGTTCTGCAACAAAAATAGTCATTTTTGGCAAACCGAAATCTATAGTAATCGCTCATGTTCTGGCTAAAAATCCTTAGCCTGTGTTCTTTTCCTGAAAAAACGCGACTCTTTGGTGATAGAAAATATTCAGGGAAGGATCACCAGCATTCTGCATTTAGTCTCTCTTTTTTCTCAAAAATGTTTTTTTTGCGATTTTTCCGATATGGTGCGTGAAAAAGGTGTCAATGGTACCGCCGATAATTCCACCAAGAACGGGGATCAATGACGAATAATTCGCCGCTGTTCGATTGCCCATTTGTGTTGCGATATTGCCTCCCACAGTCATTTGTGTTGTTTTCAGGGGATCTTGATTGATGAACTTCATTCCATGCCTGGCCCCTTGACTCACAGATTGTTTTAGACCTTCTTTCAATCCTAGTCTTGTCCCTTCTTTCAATCCTAGTCTTGTCCCTTCTTTCAATCCTAGTCTTGTCCCTTCGTTCACTCCCAACCTCACACCTTGATCAAGTCCTGTGAGACCCAGTTCAATCGCAAGATCTATAGCTATTAGTTCGGTCCCTTTGTTTTCAAGGGTGATTCCAGATTTCTCTTCAGGTTCCTCGCCCCCCTGTTCTTCCACGGCATCAAACAGGCACGCAAAAATCAGCATTTTTATTTTTTCATCATTAACATCAAAGCCTGCCATAAGGGCAATGGCAATAATCATTCTGACTTGAATGAATAACACACTCACAATGTTGAGTGAAATCATTATAGGCAAGGTAATCAATCCCCCGAACCCCGTCGCAAAGCCTGAAAAACCGGCTTTGGCATCTTCAGCAAGAATCAGGTCATTTATTTTTTGGTCTAAGCTTCCATTTCCTTGAAGATATTTTTGGGCTAAATCGTCAGCAGACTTTAATCCGCTCACTCCAGGTTCTAACGCGAAGGCATAGGTCCATTCCAGAGAACGAATCATCAGGCCATCTTTGTTTTTATCCTTTCTAGTAAACAAATCCCCTATGGATCTCACAGGAACTTGTTTACGCATATTGCCCTTATTTTTTTCAGTCTTTTCCATAATAAACCTCCTGATAATCAATAGTTTACTGTCATATTCACTGATTTGGTCATAAACGGTTGCTAAATACAACCCACCTCAAATCGGGTAAAAAATATTGCTTTATTTATGAGGGCACACCCTAAGTCGTTTCAGAAAACGTATACTTTGAACGGGTGAAAAATTCATTTTTTGTGTATTCTCGAAGAAGACAAAAATTACCCCACTTCTTCATCGAGAGTATTATGATATCTATCGCATTCAGCAAAAAAGACATTCAAGAACTTCAATATGAAAGGTACCATTATCCCCATCCCCGAGTTCAACAAAGGATAGAGGCCATCTATCTAAAAAGTAAAAATCTTTCTCACCGTGAAATTTGTCGATTATGTCAAATTAGTGACAAAAAGTTTAAGTAAATGGTTGAATTTGTATCAAACGGGTGGATTATCAAGGCTTAAACAATTTGGAGGGCGTGGGCAACCCAGTAAACTCAATCATCATACCACTGATATAAAAACTTATTTTCAAAATAATCCTCCCCGTACCAGTGGAGAAGCCCAGGAAAAAATCGAGGAACTCACAGGAATTAAACGGAGTCCCTCTCAAGTGAGAGAATTTCTCCATCGAGAAGGCTTTGATTATCGCAAAGCAGGTTGTTTTCCTGGTAAAAACCTCGATGAAACCAAATTCAATGTTTATATTCCAAATACTATGACCATTTTGATGATGTTTCTCATGCGATTAATGACTGTATTGAGCAGGCTCCTATAAACCATTCAAAAAAGATTAACTCATTGTTATCATGGAATTTTAAAAATATGAGAAAAATGAACTTTTTACCCGTTTGAAGTATACTTCATTCAAGAGATTTTTTAGGGCGTTTTTTTCATTTTCGGGTGTGAACAATGCACTCCGGCGGGTGACATGTTCTCTCAAGTTTTGCAGGAAATCAGGTTGCCTGAATATTTTTTCCATCAGAACGGCCAGAGCCTTCGTATCCTGTGCGGGGAAATATCCCTGATAATCCGATCCCAGCAAACCAATATTTCCATCAATGCGGGATGCCAGCACAGGAGTGCCTAGAACACATGCTTCCGACACCACATTAGCGCCTCCCTCCATCAAGGAAGAGATCACCATTGCCTGACTTTTGGCTATCAACCGACGGGTTTTCCATGATTGTAAATTGCCGAGCCATTGATAGCGGGGATTTTCTTGTGTTTCCTTAAACAATCGCTGTTCCATGTCCGCGGAAAGAGGTTCACCCGCATGAAGAATTCTCAAGGGAATATCCTGTGCCACCAGTCTTGAAGCGTCCGCTGTTCTGAAGGGATCTTTGACTGCCCTCATGTGCCCCACCACACAAATGTCAAACCACTCACGGTTTTTTACAGGCTGTTGCGTCAAGGGGATGCAAGACTGATAAATCAATCGTGTTTTGACCTGATTTTCAGGAGAGAGCGCCGGAATTCCCAATTCATGCAACACCACGATCCGTTCAGCCCATTCCATTGAGAGCCTGGCTTCAGCGGAATGGTGAATGTCATGATGCAGATCGGTTCCAGTCAAGACCAGAATAAGCGGACGACCTCCACGCAGGGTTTGAAATTTAAGGATGGATTCATGACTTTTTAAAGCGTGCAAGGCAATCAGCACATCACACGATTGCCGTTCATAACGCTCTGAGATCGCAACCCGGCATCCCAGTTCCCGCAGGATTCTGCCCCAGCGGAGCGTTGTGATCCTGTTGCCTTTGCGGGAACCCGCGGAAGCCGGTGTGACGATCAATACCTTCAGCGCTTTTTCCATACCGTCATCTCTGAAAAAGTATGTTGAAATTTTCGACTGGTTTCTCGTATGACAAATTCCAGCGGCTCAGGTGGTGCCAGCAATTGAAAAGATGATTCAAAAATTCGGGACATCGCCTCGAACGTATTGAAAAATCGTCCATCCTCATGAAAACCTCCAAGCCATTTGTCACGTGGAGTGAATTCTTCCAGCCAGGTGCAGGGGGTTGTTATGAATAAAATGCCTCCTGAAACCAGACGTTGTTGGATTTGTTGAAGAAACTTCGCTGGAGACGAAAGCCGGTCAATCAGGTTACAGGCAAGAACCAGATTATAATTTTTCGGTAAAAACTCCAGAAACTGTACATCTGCCTGAACGAAATCAATTTCCGCGCTATTTTGAAATAATCCAAGATTTTCAAGGTTGATCGAACGCTGTGACCGCAACAAACCTTCCTCCTGAACACTCCATGAAAACGTTCCTGTTTTTTGCAGGGTTTTGCAGGTGTTAATGAAGGAACACGAAAGATCAACACCCGTTACATGTTTAAAATCACGAGCCAACTCAAAGCAGGAACGTCCCACCGCACATCCCAGATCAAGCGCAAGTCCCTTATCCGCGTTAGCAACATATTTCCGTGCATAAGACACACATCGTTGAGGAAAATTATCTACATTCAAACAGGATGGTCCATAATGAAATTCGAGATACATGGAAAGCGTTTCTGAGGTTTCATAGACCTGATCAGAATCAGACATATTCATGACTCTCTGGCACAGGTTCGGAATCCCACAAAAACATCATTGCGGTGAGGAAGATAGGCTTGCCGATAAGTGCCCCGAATGAGCGATGAGGACGTCGCACAGGAGCCTCCACGGGTCACTTTATGATAACCGAACTGTAACGTGGACATGAAGGGATACATATCCACACTGAAACCGTTATAGGGTAAGAATTGAGAGGAAGTCCATTCCCAGACAGTTCCAATCATCTGAATGCAACCAAATGGACTTGGGCTGGTATTCAGGGCATAAACAGGAAGTCTTGCCAACCGGGTTGCGTCCATATCCACGTTGGTTTCATCCATGATATTTCCCCAGGGATATCGGCGAAATGCAGGCGCCTCCCTGTTGTCCAGTGCGGCGGCTTCCCATTCAAATTCGGTGGGCAGTCGTCTACCGGCCCATTGGCACCAGGCTTCAGCCTCCCAATAACTGACATGTCTGACTGGATAATCAGGTTCCAGCGGAAGCCACTGGTCAAAATGTTTTTCCCACCAGCGCCCCTCCTGTTTTTTCCAGTAGACAGGATGAGGAACTTTTATATCCGCACCCTGCACCTGGAGTGGGGAATTCAGTCTGGTTTGAAGCCATTTTTTTCCACCCCAACTCCAGAGATCTTCACGTTCATAGCCTCTGTCTTCGACAAACTCCTGATATTGCTGATTGGAGACCAGTGTTTTTGAGATGCGGAACGGTTCAAGATGATGAATGAAGCCCGGTTTTTCGTTATCAAAGGCAAAGTACTCCATGGCAAAATCCTTATGCTCGGCAGGCATACCAATGTGATAGGCGCCTCCGGGGATTTCGGTGTCTCCTGCTGATGTTTCAAAACGGAATTCAACAGCAGAATTTTGTGAAAAATCCGGTTTGGGATATCCCAATGTTTGACGACACCAGATCAAGGATTCGATATGCATGTTCTGATGAAAAATCGCGTATTTATAAAGATAGAGATCTTTCGGCGTCAAGGGTTTCTGGTCAATTCTGTTCCGAATGAGTTCATACACCGCGGCCATGTATGACATTGTGGTTTCACGAGAAGGAATCAATCCCGGGATCCATCGATCTTCATGATCAATGTCAAAAGAATCCCAGATATTATCAAACCCGGGCATCAATGGCGGGTTATGATCCAGTGCGCGTAAAATAAACACCTCATAAAAAAACGCGGAATGTCCCAATTCCCAGACAGGTGGATTGATTCCCTGATGATAGGGAACATTCCGTTGTTGTGCCGTCAGTGTGTCCAGCAATGAACGTGTTCTTTCTAAAGTTTGCTCAAAGGCATTCAGTAATATTTTTTTATCATCCATCAGATTTCCAGAATTAAAAGACAGGGTTGAACAGCAATTTGAGCAGGGCAAACTGAAAACTAAAATTCAGTCTTATTGAAAGGTGCCCCTCCGACCAAATTATTTTCACCTGTGCAGGTACTTTTTTGCCACGAAGTACACAAAGAACACAAAGTAAAAAAGGGAATATGCACCAGAAAACTTGAAAATCAGGGTTTTACTGAGGTCTTCATTTATATAAAAACCTTTTTATTCGTGTTCTTAGCGTTCTTAGCGGCTCATTTTCAAACCACCTGCACAGGTGGAAAATAATTGCCAGAATCAATTTCAATGGTTGTAATGACGGCTCTAATCCCAACGTTTGACCACTCTGCCTGAATGCGTATTTTTGGAAAAACCGGCTGGTGTCACCGCGACTTTTCCATTGACGAGAACATACTCAATTCCTGACGGATATTGATTCGGAACTTCAGGGGTGCTGTTACTGCGGATGGTTGCAGGATCAAACACCACCAGATCGGCATAATATCCTTTTCTGACCAGGCCCCGTTTTTTGATGCCAAGTTGTCTGGCGGGCAAACTGGTCGATTTCCGGATCGCTTCAGGCAGAGTCAGTAATTTTTCATCCCTGACATATTTTGAAAGAATTTTGGGATAGGTGTCATAAAACAAATGGCTGGGTTTCCCGAAGCCCATCAGGATGGTATCTGTGACAATGGACACGTTGGGATCCTGAATGGCCGCATAGACGCTCCGTTCTGTGAATTCATCGCCGGGAAAAGTCGGGGTTTCAAAGACCAGCACATTTCCGTCTTCTTCAACCAGAATGTCACAAATGGCATCAAACGGATGTTGTCCCCGTTCCTTGCCGATCTGTACAAAATGTTTGCCTTCATATTGTTTGTTCTGTGCACTCACCACACTCATTAAAAATATGGACTTAAATCCCATCACCTTGAAAAAATTCATGGACCATGTGTTTCCCTCACGATGAGGCCATTCTGATTTTCCACTACGAATGGCACGGTAGATGATCCGGCGAATATCCTTGTCCGCAATGCGTTGTAGCACTTTTTGCTGATCTCCGGTGAGCACCCACGGAGGAAAAAACGCCAGGGCATGCGTGAATCCTGTTCCGGTCGGCATGGCGTCAATGCCAAGGGGAAGTCCCCGGGCAATTTCACGGGTGATGGTCTTCAATTGTTTTTTGAGCGGCAGATCAAGTGGTAGCGGAACTTTAACTTTTTTATACAACTGCGCCATGGCCCGAGCGGCGGAATTGGTGACAGCATCAACCATTTGACTGACATGCGGCAACCAGAAAAAATGCGAAATCTGGACTTTGACATTGGTTTTCCGGCTGATCTCAAGCACTTCTTCAATGGCTTGGGGCAATGTGTTGGAATAGCTTCTCAAATGACTGGTGAAAACCGCGTCATTG from SAR324 cluster bacterium carries:
- a CDS encoding putative 4-mercaptohistidine N1-methyltransferase; this encodes MSDSDQVYETSETLSMYLEFHYGPSCLNVDNFPQRCVSYARKYVANADKGLALDLGCAVGRSCFELARDFKHVTGVDLSCSFINTCKTLQKTGTFSWSVQEEGLLRSQRSINLENLGLFQNSAEIDFVQADVQFLEFLPKNYNLVLACNLIDRLSSPAKFLQQIQQRLVSGGILFITTPCTWLEEFTPRDKWLGGFHEDGRFFNTFEAMSRIFESSFQLLAPPEPLEFVIRETSRKFQHTFSEMTVWKKR
- a CDS encoding CofH family radical SAM protein; its protein translation is MHAYLKKVLDGGRLSVEEGLEVLTKFNWLDIAKASWEFRCQKHGDQTTSYTMFRVVNYTNACVIDCKFCSFQRDLKNPNVYVLDKDTVSKKVEEALAQGADQLFFQGGVHPELPLEYYTDILSHVKQTYGIHIRAFSPVEILWLSKISGLSIDDLLRHLKQAGLDSVPGAGAELLVERMRQLLSPEKCTVAEWCSIMEQCHRHGLHGTATMVVGGGETLEEVVQHLDAVRTIQDHTGGFHAFIPWLYQQQTKRFKATKMRPDEFLKILAFSRLYLDNIDNIEISVMVLGKDLSKIGLRMGANDVSSAVLEENVLKSYGLRSETEVHQYLREAGFIPQRRDFNYQIQGTFLTQTPSPAGV
- a CDS encoding TIGR04348 family glycosyltransferase produces the protein MEKALKVLIVTPASAGSRKGNRITTLRWGRILRELGCRVAISERYERQSCDVLIALHALKSHESILKFQTLRGGRPLILVLTGTDLHHDIHHSAEARLSMEWAERIVVLHELGIPALSPENQVKTRLIYQSCIPLTQQPVKNREWFDICVVGHMRAVKDPFRTADASRLVAQDIPLRILHAGEPLSADMEQRLFKETQENPRYQWLGNLQSWKTRRLIAKSQAMVISSLMEGGANVVSEACVLGTPVLASRIDGNIGLLGSDYQGYFPAQDTKALAVLMEKIFRQPDFLQNLREHVTRRSALFTPENEKNALKNLLNEVYFKRVKSSFFSYF
- a CDS encoding EcsC family protein encodes the protein MEKTEKNKGNMRKQVPVRSIGDLFTRKDKNKDGLMIRSLEWTYAFALEPGVSGLKSADDLAQKYLQGNGSLDQKINDLILAEDAKAGFSGFATGFGGLITLPIMISLNIVSVLFIQVRMIIAIALMAGFDVNDEKIKMLIFACLFDAVEEQGGEEPEEKSGITLENKGTELIAIDLAIELGLTGLDQGVRLGVNEGTRLGLKEGTRLGLKEGTRLGLKEGLKQSVSQGARHGMKFINQDPLKTTQMTVGGNIATQMGNRTAANYSSLIPVLGGIIGGTIDTFFTHHIGKIAKKTFLRKKRD
- a CDS encoding PhzF family phenazine biosynthesis protein, with translation MKISLYQIGAFTSRLFSGNPAAVCPLEQWLEDEILQSIAAENNLSETAFFIRQGDEYHIRWFTPVTEVDLCGHATLASAYVIFNELQLQKSEIIFNSRSGKLKVVRQNGLIVMDFPSLPPVPCHPVEPLIKAFGVTPLEILKADDYLLVFSSEAELADFEPDMELLRQVDLRGVIVSAPGTDCDFVSRFFAPKYGIPEDPVTGSAHCTLAPYWSKKLGKTRLKAIQISDRRGELFCEDHGDRVLISGQAVKYLEGTLSI
- the mnmG gene encoding tRNA uridine-5-carboxymethylaminomethyl(34) synthesis enzyme MnmG, which translates into the protein MKNYDVIVIGGGHAGYEAALAASRMGVETLLLSMSKDTIAQMSCNPAIGGVGKGHLVKEIDALGGEMGMAADETGIQFRVLNSSKGPATRGSRCQSEMYEYKIRIRQVLEAQSCLTLAEGLADDLLFEGQRVIGVRTAAGAEYLGAAIIMTTGTFLNGLIHRGTERVEAGRINEPPAKKITHSMHSLGLKMGRLKTGTPARLDKRTIDWDQTAEQWGDDPIQKFSFRDSVVRLPQVPCYVTYTNEDTHRVIQDNLQQSALYSGAIKGIGPRYCPSIEDKIVKFADKNRHQIFLEPTGLESLEIYPNGLSTSMPADVQLKFLRTIPGLHNVEIIRAGYAIEYDFVDPTQLLPTLELKDVENLFLAGQINGTTGYEEAAAQGLMAGINAALKAQKKPPFILKRNEAYIGVLIDDLITKGTSEPYRMFTSRAEYRLHLREDNADQRLSEKGWRLGLLPEEYYLRVQEKQKHIHSLLNTFETSRITPRSEINDELIAFGETPLKTTASLADLLRRPGFTLQSLKTLNFMETMIPWDDFAPEVLSQVEITIKYDGYLNRQQQELKQFDELEKIRIPLELNYGSISGLSREVIEKLKHFRPANLGQASRISGITPAAVNVLRIFLKNHPSVQAKAS
- a CDS encoding amidohydrolase family protein, whose translation is MEFDIILENGLIHDGSGKAPYVADVGIRDDRIVDIGDLRHAEAAQRINTGGNVVCPGFIDVHSHADLVIHMPHHPDILEPLLRQGITTFVGGNCGMGMAPLSKNHVAAAFTYMEAMISQDANSFIRWEKFGEFIQALDADGGLALNCGLLVPHGMLRIAAQGLKNELPSPDAMKTMRYDLEEGLEAGALGMSTGLMYFPGVSSDEQELENLAEILVRNDAVFTSHLRSYSNTLPQAIEEVLEISRKTNVKVQISHFFWLPHVSQMVDAVTNSAARAMAQLYKKVKVPLPLDLPLKKQLKTITREIARGLPLGIDAMPTGTGFTHALAFFPPWVLTGDQQKVLQRIADKDIRRIIYRAIRSGKSEWPHREGNTWSMNFFKVMGFKSIFLMSVVSAQNKQYEGKHFVQIGKERGQHPFDAICDILVEEDGNVLVFETPTFPGDEFTERSVYAAIQDPNVSIVTDTILMGFGKPSHLFYDTYPKILSKYVRDEKLLTLPEAIRKSTSLPARQLGIKKRGLVRKGYYADLVVFDPATIRSNSTPEVPNQYPSGIEYVLVNGKVAVTPAGFSKNTHSGRVVKRWD
- the egtB gene encoding ergothioneine biosynthesis protein EgtB is translated as MDDKKILLNAFEQTLERTRSLLDTLTAQQRNVPYHQGINPPVWELGHSAFFYEVFILRALDHNPPLMPGFDNIWDSFDIDHEDRWIPGLIPSRETTMSYMAAVYELIRNRIDQKPLTPKDLYLYKYAIFHQNMHIESLIWCRQTLGYPKPDFSQNSAVEFRFETSAGDTEIPGGAYHIGMPAEHKDFAMEYFAFDNEKPGFIHHLEPFRISKTLVSNQQYQEFVEDRGYEREDLWSWGGKKWLQTRLNSPLQVQGADIKVPHPVYWKKQEGRWWEKHFDQWLPLEPDYPVRHVSYWEAEAWCQWAGRRLPTEFEWEAAALDNREAPAFRRYPWGNIMDETNVDMDATRLARLPVYALNTSPSPFGCIQMIGTVWEWTSSQFLPYNGFSVDMYPFMSTLQFGYHKVTRGGSCATSSSLIRGTYRQAYLPHRNDVFVGFRTCARES